The following proteins are co-located in the Anser cygnoides isolate HZ-2024a breed goose chromosome 2, Taihu_goose_T2T_genome, whole genome shotgun sequence genome:
- the CRH gene encoding corticoliberin: MKLQVLVCTGLLLLLVALLPCQECRALSKSPGAAHGALHQPDFFPQQQQQQQQTLPVLLRMGEEYFLRLGNLNKRPAGSFSASSSSSSSHPQPQASATNFFRAAVQQLQQLPERSLGGPEEGEGEGEAVEREKRSEEPPISLDLTFHLLREVLEMARAEQLAQQAHSNRKLMEIIGK, encoded by the coding sequence ATGAAGCTCCAGGTGCTGGTGTGCAcgggactgctgctgctgctggtcgccctcctgccctgccaggagTGCAGGGCGCTCAGCAAGAGCCCCGGAGCCGCCCACGGGGCTCTGCACCAGCCGGATTTCttcccgcagcagcagcagcagcagcagcaaactctGCCCGTCCTGCTCCGCATGGGAGAAGAGTATTTCCTGCGCCTGGGCAACCTCAACAAGAGACCCGCCGGCTCTTTCTCCgcctcttccagcagcagcagcagccacccacAGCCCCAAGCCTCCGCCACCAACTTTTTCCGGGCGGCGGTgcaacagctgcagcagctgcccgaGCGCTCGCTGGGGGGGCCCGAGGAGGGCGAAGGCGAGGGGGAGGCCGTGGAGAGGGAGAAGCGGTCCGAGGAGCCCCCCATTTCTCTGGATCTGACTTTCCACCTCCTCCGAGAGGTCTTGGAGATGGCCCGAGCCGAGCAGTTGGCGCAGCAAGCCCACAGCAACAGGAAACTGATGGAGATCATCGGGAAGTGA